accattaataatatatttcatcATCCTCCTACTAAGAAAAACTAATTCGTCAAAGATTAGgctttttttccaaaaaaaaatgccATAtacttatttattaaataaatataatgctacacttataaatatatttattattttatatataatgttttttCGGAAAATTTCTAACAAAAGAAAATTCGTATGCATGTGTAGAAGCATATGATTTAATAAATGTTTAAACAAGTctaaaataactaaaaaataattattaaaacatcaATATTTGTAAATTACTAccgataaataaaattattaggaaAATCATTTTgcgtattttaaattaattatgttttagttttaaaaaaattgttaaattttgaaataaaattaattatcttaaaTGACTGTATTCATTGATTCACATACAAACAGtttaattaagattaattattaatacaatatttaaaaatatacaatCAAATCAGAATTAGAAAAATGATTGTTTTTAATCAAGTCGATCAAGTGCAATTTATAGGTATTTTGGCGTAAAAAGTATAACGAACTTTTTTGAGAAGAATCGAAAAATACAATGATcttgatttttattcatttttttaattttggtataaaatattattcacCATCATAAAGTAACTCAAAATTCGAGTAACGGGGGCGAAAAATACAAATGGGTATAAAATTTAATACGACCAAACTTGGATAAAATGGGGAGACGTTGATATCGACTTTGGGGGTAGCTACGATGCTACATGTGGGGGCACTGTCTCACATGGTTTTGGATGGACAAGATTCACAcacatatgtgattttaaaaaaattagtggacccCATGTATATGTGGCTAAATTTGAGTTCTTGATTCTATCATGGGGTAGTGCCCCTACATGTAGGATGGAATCAACCGACTTTGGGTGGACGTCACTCTAACTTGACATTATTAGCACAGTTTTTAATGATAGGAAAATGACTTTATGGTCCACCAATTTTTCCTATTTTTAGTTTTGgtcaattaaattttaaaagttttgatgcactaatattgattaatttttttttttgtttccaaTTCTATTTCGCTAGAGTGCTGATATGATACTAAAAAATATAGATGTGTCATCGAAAAAATGCTGATGTGGAATCGAAACATGTTTAAGTGACATAGTAAATTGCCGACTTATCTGATGTGACTTCATCAATATGCTCAAAATAACGACAAAATAAAAGTTATTGATCTAAATATATTATCAGAGCTCATGTTCCATCGTTATGGGTTGGACTCCTCATAGTTGGGCTATCTGTTCTGTCCATAGTTGGGTcacttgtaaacttcacgctccagatgttcattcttgGACATGATGGGTGTGTTAGTCGTCTCacgtcgattggataaaataTCCGGGAGTTGTATTATGGATTAGAACAATCCTCCATCCTTGACCTAGTTTCTAGGAttgagttaggttcaagttCGAATTTTAATATGGAGTCCATGAAAAAATAGAACTCTAGACCTAACTACTTTAATCGATTTTAAGTAATGTATAACACTAGAATgaggaaaataaaataacatcaCATACGAGACATTgggaaataaaaatcatattcatTAATACATGATCAGTAAGTACGTACGTTCACGCCAAAGGGATATTTAAGTTTGCAGAGTTTAACGAGTACAAAACTCTAATGATTTAACGACATTAATATTACCTTACAAATCCActtcactaaaataaaattgttcagCACACACAAATGGAGATAAACTTCGATCCAAACGTACATATATTACTCAAACACCATTGCCATCTGCAaccaaataagaaaataaatgtagtTATTGAAACTATACAGACAATTGGACCTGAATTTGATACAatcttataaatattaaaaaatatatataaacataggAAAAACAATTGAATGTCTGATCCATTCCATAATAGGGACATATGAAAGAAAACGTGAAGCACATGACCCGTGCCCCGCCATTGTTTGTCCATCTTCTTTATACCAAATATCGTATTCATTTTTAACAAACTTTTCAAGATGTGGCCGATTCATTATCACAAAaggatataaaaatatttaaatactcGACCACAGTTAGCTATTTATTCTTACTCTAGTACTATatgttatttaaataattttatttcttcgAATATAAGCCACATATTCAACTTTTATCGATCACGGTTTGAAACGCGACTAAGAATTATTTTAGCAGTGGCCTGACTAGGTTCTATTTGGAATCATATCCTTTATTCTTATTCCGGAGGACCCAATAGCTATTACATTTTTTTGGGGGAtcgatttaattattaaaaattccCATTTTGGATCGATTTAATAGATCATAATAACGTGACAGGAAATAAATTAGATTTGACGATGAGCTCAATTTGGATTGAAAAGGAAAGAGCTAATACGTACATACACTAGTTTCAAAGGTTCATGTGTCATGCTAGGGAAATAAGAGGCAAACCTAGCTATGACAACGTATACAATTATGGCAATCTAATAAAGCGCGTGTAAATGGGATTGTTAAAAGATTAGAAACCCGTCATTGTTTTGTACGTGTTATATAATGAAATAAAACCATaaagcttttttttttcttcgtgACGATGGAATTTGCGGTTGTTACTATTCGATGTACATTGGGTAAACTATCAGTCTAACATATATAGTAGAGCATGCAAACCACGTTATTCAGGTAAATCGCATTGTGGAAAATAATGTGCGACAGATTTGTCTGAGAAACTGTTAGTAAGGAGAATTGAACTCATGACTATTGATCAAGCGTTTACCTACTCCACCATCTCGGACAGTGTCTCGGAGGGGtactcataattttttttatataataatatggaAAGTCGCACCTTGAGAAATTGGAAGGAGTGGGACTGATTCATTAACCTTGGGGATGTACTTGCTGTTGCTCTCGTTAACTTCCTTGTTGTGGAGTCCAAGCTCTGGATGGATCTTTCTCTTCAACATTCTCCTCACCAACTAATTACACATGCAAACACCATCAAAATTATACTAAATTAAACCCACCAAATCTAATAAATAAAGGTCAACTGCCATAAAATATAGTATCATTGATTGTGTTTTTGTTTTCGAATTTTTGAGGAAAACGTTCGGCTTCAAcagattatgtattttatatatttaaccaTGCATGCAAAGAAGCAAGTGATGATAAATTTATCAATTACTTGATGCAATTTGTGAATAGGGCGAGCATTCTTGGAGTCTCCAGTTCCTCCAGCAAGCAGCAGCTTCTTTGCGAATGCGAGGCGGCCATATCCATGTTTCTTTGAGCTTGCCTTCTCTTTCATTAATTCCTGtaatttcttcttgttcttctttTTCTGCAACTCATCATCATCAGCATCCCAATGATCAGCGGAGAACAGGTCTGCAAGTGTGATCCTCTCCTTCTTCATGTCCAAATCCACGTCCCGATCATTCTCCTGATCAAAATCCTTGTTTCCATTCATCTTAATGTAATCCGTCGCTGGGTCATACTGCTGGAGCAACGCCTCGTAATCATGTGCATAAACTGCGTACACTTGCGGATTcgcctcttcttcttcttcgtagACTTCTTCCTCTTCGGAATCTGTAATTGCCTCCTCGTTTTCAGTCGATTCGAGTTCTTCGGATTCTTGGTCTTGATCATTATCGagaaattcaagatcatgattaTCGTCTTGTCCATCAACTTCATCAGCAGCATCTTTCGTTAATGGATCGTATCCAAATGTTCCTATAGTTAAGATCCCTCCTTTCCAGCAACCAAACACAGAATCACCAAATGTAGTGTTATCAACCAGAAACTGATTAGCGTCACCACTTTCATCTAGAATAAcatcatttttctttgaattttgcGCTGCAGACCCATCTGtcgatttttcaaattaaaataaaccatTTTTCATTCATCATGTATCAATGGATCCAAGAAAGCAAAAAATTAAACAGGGTCTGACCATATATATTACCTTTAAGCTTGCGGTGAACCCAGTTGAAGATCTACATTTATGTGTAAAGTAAAAAcattaaatttgaaaagaaacaaCACAAGGAATTGAAAAACGTTAAACAAACTTAAATTAATCATGAACACATGtgttgttttcgtgcaatcaaaTGAAATAGGAAAAAATTAACTTGTTACGATGGAAATATTGTCTGTGAAGAACTAAAGAAAAGTACTTGCCTTCATTTTTTTCTTGGGGGATATTGGGAAGTTGAATGAAACTGAAGCTTTGGAGAAGGTGGTGGCGAAGCATATTAAAGAGATGAGTGGGGCCCAAAAAGGAAGAAGGTACAAATGGGTGCCATGTGTCAGAAATAGATGGCCCACTAGGATAGCTTTGTTTGGGAGACTCTTGTTGGCTGCTCTCTCTGTCACCTTCGATGCAGCCAAAATAGTGCGAATTCACAAACATGCCCTCATGTTATGTATCGTCCTTAAATTGGGTCACTTCCTTCCATATCCATGTAAgtgttttctttgtttttgaatGAATGTATTTTctgttaatatataattttaaaagtcaTATTAAAACCATATCATCATaggattattataataaattttggtgTGACAGGTGATGGAAGTTGAGTAGAGGTGACGAGtgaaacatatatataagccAGTCAACTGTTAAAAATATCAGTCAAAGGTTATTTTGTACACATAGAATACATATATGTAAAATAGACTGATCGAGTGATAGTGGTATGTTGGGTTACTGAATATGCTAAAACCAAAGGAGACGAGCTAGGGTGATGGAATGTGTGTTTTCATGGGGCCAGCTTGTACAAAATACATGCTAAAAGTAGCTCCCTTGCCTTGGAATTTTCCTTCTTCGTTTTCCATTGTTTGGCCTCACAAATTTGTACTCAACATGTTGTACACTAGTCTCCTGTAGGTCATGCATGCATCCCACTTTATTGTTACATATCGATCATCACTTCGTAGGCAAAGTTTGGTTTTCATCTAGTCAAGTATTCTTCTTCATTTTTTCATTCACAAGCCTTTCGGgtgacttgtttttttttcgatattttttatacataaaattttgtcttatttttcGGTAATCCGGGGTTCCATTTGTCAATATTAGCTCAATCATAGTTTAGAAAATTTTAGCCCGAGTAGAAACGAAAACCTGGCTCCGCCACTTACAAGCGACCTctttatttcaagtgttttttTAGATCGAATTAAAATCTAAATGGAAAGGTATAAAGTTTCTACAAAAAAGAAATTGGAACCGAAAACAAAATTACCAACCCTCGTGTTAAGTCTTGAGAAGTTAATTTACATcactttaattatttgatttgtgCCGGATAAAGCTCGACTccaatatcatttttttaacaaaaatccaaaaattaagTTCAACGTTTGTTTTATTGTTAATAAGTTCGACGCAGGTCTTAAAAATGTTGAATTAAGTTTAATTGTTGTATATATTTCATAAGAAAATGTTTTTTAGAATAAAagttctttaaatttttttttttaaaaaaaaactgttctcattttatttcaaagaaaaaaatagttgaaaaataaaaatattgcatGTGCGTCTATTCCACCTTCCTCTCTTACGTTCAAATTTCTGTACTTGCCCTAATCTCTGGTTTTGAAAAGTTTAATTTCCGGGGTTGTATCTGAAATCAAACAGTGGATTTGGCAGTAGATACACATACGCGTTTTCATAATTTGCAATGTTTTGTTGACAATTACCGAACACCAATGTGCTCTGTATCGTGATAAAGTCGGGTTCGGCCTTATCGTGAATGTAAGGTAATGTACTTGTGTTTGcttgatatttttaattttctgctTGTGGGACATTgttttggttcatatttttaattgattgcTGTTTGTTTTTTAATTGATTGTTGCTTTTAGTGAATGATAACGGACATATGCTTTTATGCTCTGTGTTTCTTGTAATGAAACTTTTAGGGTGGTGTTTGTTTATCGTCATAAGATTTTAAGCTTAGCCTTGCTTTACAGATTGAGGGATCCCAATGATCTCTGTTACTTTGTGTTATGGGATGAATTTTTCATTATTGGCTGTGATGTCCTCAACTTAAAACTTCTTAAATCTGACTTAGAAAGATATGAAATGAATGTGCAAGCCTTTTTATGCTTCGAGTAATACGTAATTATAGGAATAGGGGATGTGTTAATCTATATCACCTGACCCTGAtagctcaagcaccacgattcgatcgctctactaagcagggacaattattacaTCCAATAATCTCTCTCTCAATAATTTCAGtcattgcaatcaatgagaatcgaactcgTGACATTGACTTTTATACCAATTGCCAagcgctttaccaaaagttgtAGCTGGTgttaatggtgcaactcaaatattttaaaaagcacagcagctcaagcaccacggttcgatcgctctactaaagaaggacaattattgcaacCAACAATCTCTCTCACAATAATTGCACTCATTGAAATCAATGGacatcgaacccgtgaccttggctctaaTACCAATTGTATGATCGATCGCTTGCCGCTTTaacaaaagctatagctggtggtaattgtGCAACTTAAATCTTTTAAGATGCAAAGCAgccaagcaccacggttcgatcgttcTACTAAGCAgtacaattattgcacccaacagtTTCAGTTATCGAGTTTAATAAGAAAGTTTTGTCTGTTGTTTTCTTTGAACCAGTCTGTCTATCTCAAGCAGTGGAGGCTGCAGCCTCAAGTTTTTATACGTGAACTTGGTATTAGGATTACAAAAGGTGTAATTATTAATTTGCTTTCCTTTGAATTCCAGATGAGCTTTGAGTTCCAACTTCCAAGTAATAACTCAAAGTTCTCCCTCGCATTACCTCCAAATAAACTAATGTTAAGAAATGAAATTGTAATAGTTAATTAGCCAGAGATTAGATACTGCTGTTAGAATTTTGAACTAGATTGAATACATATACGATCAATATGTGGTTTGTTGAACCCAATGATCTGAAATCATCAAGTCGAGCTTATTTGACGGGAGAATTAGCAATTGATACATTATTGTGTGTACGTTATCGATTAATAACTTGAGTAAACATGAAGCTTATCGTGCTGC
This genomic interval from Primulina huaijiensis isolate GDHJ02 chromosome 14, ASM1229523v2, whole genome shotgun sequence contains the following:
- the LOC140956765 gene encoding protein TILLER ANGLE CONTROL 1-like, with the translated sequence MKIFNWVHRKLKDGSAAQNSKKNDVILDESGDANQFLVDNTTFGDSVFGCWKGGILTIGTFGYDPLTKDAADEVDGQDDNHDLEFLDNDQDQESEELESTENEEAITDSEEEEVYEEEEEANPQVYAVYAHDYEALLQQYDPATDYIKMNGNKDFDQENDRDVDLDMKKERITLADLFSADHWDADDDELQKKKNKKKLQELMKEKASSKKHGYGRLAFAKKLLLAGGTGDSKNARPIHKLHQLVRRMLKRKIHPELGLHNKEVNESNSKYIPKVNESVPLLPISQDGNGV